From a region of the Streptomyces venezuelae genome:
- a CDS encoding PAS domain-containing protein, giving the protein MTASGRDETAGDLLAALLDGMDAALCAFDSDGVITHWNREAERILGWAAAEAVGRKGFEGWAVRAADAHDVQDRLMAAQHVPGRQVHEFALLTKDGGRVLVRTQSAGVPGADGKPAGVYCAFSEVHAQIDLERSIALSEALMEDASWGVVLVDVDLRPAVVNAHAAEAFGTGRAALLGRPLGELLAQGVEELEGALQHVLAEGAPPAPVEMWVSVRTPEGVRRRCWRCGFLRLASPLAEEPVPLGVGWLFQDVTEARQEQLDTAQLRFRSHQLHRAGRAAAECEDPAEAAAVRLDFALAGFAEHALLDVLDPTADPERRRLVRSAASPPVLPGPGAIPVRYAAGHPALQALDRVGSVRTSAPGGEADAQWARARQWPEGAAHVLCTVLRSRGRTLGALTFVRGPSRVAFERVDAAYAEEVAARVAADLDLAAGPAGPGGG; this is encoded by the coding sequence GTGACTGCTTCCGGACGGGACGAGACCGCCGGTGATCTGCTCGCAGCGCTGCTGGACGGGATGGACGCCGCCTTGTGCGCGTTCGACTCCGACGGGGTGATCACCCACTGGAACCGGGAGGCCGAGCGGATCCTGGGCTGGGCCGCCGCCGAGGCGGTGGGGCGCAAGGGGTTCGAGGGCTGGGCGGTGCGGGCCGCCGACGCGCACGACGTCCAGGACCGGCTGATGGCCGCCCAGCACGTGCCCGGCCGGCAGGTGCACGAGTTCGCGCTGCTGACCAAGGACGGCGGGCGCGTCCTCGTGCGGACCCAGTCCGCCGGGGTGCCCGGCGCGGACGGGAAACCCGCCGGGGTCTACTGCGCCTTCAGCGAGGTGCACGCCCAGATCGACCTGGAACGGTCCATCGCGCTGAGCGAGGCCCTGATGGAGGACGCCTCGTGGGGCGTGGTCCTGGTCGACGTCGACCTGCGGCCCGCCGTGGTCAACGCGCATGCCGCAGAGGCCTTCGGGACCGGCCGCGCGGCGCTGCTCGGGCGGCCCCTGGGGGAGCTGCTGGCCCAGGGCGTGGAGGAGTTGGAGGGCGCGCTCCAGCACGTGCTGGCCGAGGGGGCGCCGCCCGCGCCGGTGGAGATGTGGGTGTCGGTGCGTACGCCCGAGGGGGTGCGGCGCAGGTGCTGGCGGTGCGGGTTCCTGCGGCTGGCCTCGCCGCTCGCGGAGGAGCCCGTACCGCTGGGCGTCGGCTGGCTGTTCCAGGACGTCACCGAGGCGCGTCAGGAGCAGCTGGACACGGCGCAGCTGCGGTTCCGCTCGCACCAGCTCCACCGGGCGGGGCGGGCCGCCGCCGAGTGCGAGGACCCGGCGGAGGCGGCCGCCGTACGTCTGGACTTCGCGCTCGCGGGCTTCGCCGAGCACGCGCTGCTGGACGTGCTGGACCCCACGGCCGACCCCGAGCGGCGCAGGCTCGTACGGTCGGCGGCGTCGCCGCCGGTGCTGCCGGGCCCCGGGGCGATCCCCGTCCGGTACGCGGCCGGGCACCCGGCGCTGCAGGCCCTGGACCGGGTCGGGTCGGTGCGTACGAGCGCCCCGGGCGGGGAGGCGGACGCGCAGTGGGCGCGGGCCCGCCAGTGGCCCGAGGGTGCCGCGCACGTGCTGTGCACGGTGCTGCGGAGCAGGGGGCGGACCCTGGGGGCGCTGACGTTCGTGCGCGGGCCTTCGCGGGTGGCCTTCGAGCGGGTGGACGCGGCGTACGCGGAGGAGGTCGCGGCCCGGGTGGCGGCCGACCTGGACCTGGCGGCGGGTCCGGCCGGCCCGGGCGGGGGCTGA
- a CDS encoding bifunctional DNA primase/polymerase — protein sequence MEETIGVTETAPIPKQRGEQLLDHAVRYAEERHWDVFAGTWLEPGDGRELCSCGAADCPAPGAHPAVKDWAAQATGSAVQVRRIWAKHPQASILLPTGRTFDALDVPESAGFLALARLERMERTLGPVTLTPDHRMLFFVLPGAGAKVPDLVRKLGWPAATIDLAARGEGEYVAAPPTRFGGRGSVQWARRPTPANRWLPDTEELIDALAYACGSEAAAERKRRQG from the coding sequence GTGGAAGAGACCATCGGAGTCACGGAGACCGCACCCATCCCCAAGCAGCGCGGCGAGCAGCTGCTGGACCATGCCGTGCGGTACGCGGAAGAACGGCACTGGGATGTCTTCGCGGGCACCTGGCTGGAGCCCGGAGACGGCCGCGAGCTGTGCTCCTGCGGGGCGGCGGACTGCCCGGCTCCCGGCGCGCACCCGGCGGTGAAGGACTGGGCGGCGCAGGCCACCGGTAGCGCGGTGCAGGTCCGGCGGATCTGGGCGAAGCACCCGCAGGCCTCGATCCTGCTGCCGACGGGCCGGACGTTCGACGCCCTGGACGTGCCCGAATCGGCCGGATTCCTCGCGCTGGCTCGGCTGGAGCGGATGGAGCGCACCCTCGGGCCCGTCACGCTCACGCCCGACCACCGGATGCTGTTCTTCGTCCTGCCGGGCGCCGGCGCCAAGGTCCCCGACCTGGTGCGCAAGCTGGGCTGGCCGGCCGCCACGATCGACCTGGCGGCGCGGGGCGAGGGCGAGTACGTGGCGGCGCCGCCCACCCGCTTCGGCGGCCGGGGCTCGGTCCAGTGGGCGCGGCGGCCCACGCCGGCGAACCGCTGGCTTCCGGACACCGAGGAGCTGATCGACGCGCTGGCGTACGCGTGCGGCAGCGAGGCCGCGGCGGAACGCAAGCGCCGCCAGGGCTGA
- a CDS encoding helix-turn-helix transcriptional regulator has product MLATLGLDATAEAVYRAMLAYPQEGVSGLAKRLGVPEADIRHSLEILSELALVRPSYEREGRLHAVSPEVGMEVLMARQQAELAAQQLRIEASRAAATQLIAEFADLTPSASSPGVDQLLGLDAIRDRIASLARDVRTELMTFAPGGGHRPESLEASKPNDLALLGRGVRMRSLFLNSVRNSQTTVAYAAWLGELGGEVRTAPELPTRLMIFDRSTAVIPVSSDDSAAGAVVLTGQGTLTALCALFETVWTAARPLSTAETSRDEGGLSAQENTVIRLLAQGMTDEAIAKRLAVSPRTARRLATDLMERLNARSRFEFGVRAVQRGWLPGAD; this is encoded by the coding sequence GTGCTCGCCACTCTCGGCCTCGATGCCACAGCAGAGGCTGTTTACCGCGCCATGCTCGCGTACCCGCAGGAGGGCGTGAGCGGCCTTGCCAAGCGCCTCGGCGTGCCCGAGGCGGACATCAGGCACAGCCTGGAAATACTCAGCGAACTCGCTCTGGTCCGGCCGTCCTACGAACGCGAGGGCCGGCTGCACGCGGTCTCGCCCGAGGTCGGCATGGAAGTCCTCATGGCCCGCCAGCAGGCCGAACTCGCCGCCCAGCAGCTGCGCATCGAGGCCTCTCGCGCCGCCGCCACCCAGCTCATCGCCGAGTTCGCCGACCTGACCCCCAGCGCCTCCAGCCCCGGCGTGGATCAGCTGCTGGGCCTCGACGCGATCCGGGACCGGATCGCGTCGCTGGCCCGTGACGTCCGCACCGAGCTGATGACCTTCGCACCCGGTGGCGGCCACCGCCCCGAGAGCCTGGAAGCCTCCAAGCCCAACGACCTCGCCCTGCTGGGCCGCGGGGTACGGATGCGCTCCCTCTTCCTGAACAGCGTGCGCAACAGCCAGACCACCGTGGCCTACGCGGCCTGGCTCGGCGAACTCGGCGGCGAGGTGCGGACCGCGCCGGAGCTGCCCACCCGACTGATGATCTTCGACCGGTCGACGGCCGTCATCCCGGTCAGCAGCGACGACAGCGCGGCCGGCGCGGTGGTCCTGACCGGGCAGGGCACCCTGACCGCACTGTGCGCACTCTTCGAAACCGTGTGGACCGCCGCCCGCCCGCTGAGCACCGCGGAGACCTCTCGGGACGAGGGCGGCCTCAGCGCCCAGGAGAACACCGTCATCCGGCTCCTCGCGCAGGGCATGACCGACGAGGCCATCGCCAAGCGCTTGGCCGTCTCCCCCCGCACCGCGCGCCGGCTGGCCACCGATCTGATGGAACGCCTGAATGCCCGCAGCCGCTTCGAGTTCGGCGTACGGGCGGTCCAGCGCGGCTGGCTCCCGGGCGCCGACTAG
- a CDS encoding transglycosylase family protein, with the protein MRSAAARQKSALAATATALLALAAPLLTGTEASAASVSTWDKVAQCEASGNWSINTGNGYYGGLQISMSTWRAFGGTQYASRPDQATKQQQILTGEKILAGQGQGAWPSCGAAAGLGADRANPYPTAPSYPDPASLPAGTLVKSPNGAAVKVMISGAGIPVAASDVTPGHYDLSKIVLVDNAAFNGLPSSPPAGTVVHDQAGGAKRYVVVDGAALLISAADWTADGYNTRADMGVPTAWLQDAAHRTITSGRVVMDQSGSDPARFVMVNGSALHISAAEWTANGYDTRSLMGVPTDWLKAAGTRQVPNGTVVKDASGADATVYVMAGGVAVPLTYADFTGFGYDKRPLEGAPGQWLTAAAAKAAPADGTLLLSPESNTVWQVTGGKKKALTADAFGPGKLSFDDVVSVPTAFTAKLPTAV; encoded by the coding sequence ATGCGCTCCGCAGCCGCCCGCCAGAAGTCCGCACTCGCCGCCACCGCCACCGCCCTCCTCGCCCTCGCAGCCCCGCTGCTCACCGGCACCGAAGCCTCGGCCGCCTCCGTCTCGACGTGGGACAAGGTCGCCCAGTGCGAGGCCAGCGGCAACTGGAGCATCAACACCGGCAACGGCTACTACGGCGGACTCCAGATCTCGATGTCGACCTGGCGCGCCTTCGGCGGTACGCAGTACGCCTCCCGCCCCGACCAGGCGACGAAGCAGCAGCAGATCCTGACGGGCGAGAAGATCCTTGCGGGCCAGGGGCAGGGTGCCTGGCCCTCCTGCGGCGCAGCGGCCGGCCTCGGCGCCGACCGCGCGAACCCGTACCCCACCGCCCCCTCCTACCCGGACCCGGCCTCGCTGCCTGCCGGGACGCTGGTGAAGTCGCCGAACGGTGCGGCCGTGAAGGTGATGATCTCCGGGGCGGGCATCCCGGTGGCGGCCTCCGACGTCACGCCCGGCCACTACGACCTGAGCAAGATCGTGCTCGTGGACAACGCGGCGTTCAACGGCCTGCCGAGCTCGCCCCCGGCCGGTACGGTGGTCCACGACCAGGCGGGCGGCGCCAAGCGCTACGTGGTGGTCGACGGGGCGGCGCTGCTGATCTCCGCGGCCGACTGGACGGCGGACGGCTACAACACCCGCGCCGACATGGGCGTTCCGACCGCCTGGCTGCAGGACGCCGCCCACCGCACCATCACCAGCGGCCGCGTGGTCATGGACCAGTCGGGCAGCGACCCGGCCCGCTTCGTGATGGTCAACGGCTCCGCGCTGCACATCTCGGCCGCCGAGTGGACGGCGAACGGCTACGACACCCGCTCGCTGATGGGCGTTCCGACCGACTGGCTGAAGGCGGCCGGCACCCGCCAGGTGCCGAACGGCACCGTCGTCAAGGACGCCTCGGGCGCCGACGCCACCGTGTACGTCATGGCCGGCGGCGTCGCCGTCCCGCTGACCTACGCCGACTTCACCGGCTTCGGCTACGACAAGCGTCCGCTGGAGGGGGCCCCGGGCCAGTGGCTGACGGCGGCCGCCGCCAAGGCCGCCCCTGCCGACGGCACGCTGCTGCTGTCGCCGGAGAGCAACACCGTCTGGCAGGTCACCGGGGGCAAGAAGAAGGCCCTGACCGCCGACGCCTTCGGCCCCGGCAAGCTGAGCTTCGACGACGTGGTCAGCGTCCCGACCGCCTTCACCGCGAAGCTCCCGACCGCAGTCTGA
- a CDS encoding transporter, giving the protein MGSTGATGAASGASIPLTTVFVRLKLSLLRNGLKGSSKRKAAYFSTLALALVVGFLVTLGLALLHGNAHAGTAVVLLAGVLALGWTFMPLFFPTGDETLDPSRLVMLPLRPRPLVRALLASSLVGIGPLFTLCLAIGSVLAVARGAAGAVAAVVAAPLLVLGCVALARATATANVRLLSSRKGRDLAVLSGLLIAVGGQLANFASQSLFDAGGLASLEPVEAVVRWLPPATAVGMVDSASEGAYGVAAAQLALTLAAVAGLLWFWERSLTRLMVTPDGSTITAARPMKDRGAGGLGSLLPGGRTGATMQRTLRYAVRDPKTKASWVTGLAIGMIIPVFNAVQGTGSVYLGCFGAGMLGMQMYNQFGQDTSAFWMVAQTITSTRDAYVELRARAAALALVTVPYTVLVNVVTAAVIGDWSTLPAATGLALALLGSMLCTGALASARFPYSIPSDGAFKNVAPGQGGLAWAGIFAGMGVSALISAPVIALTIWLTVGGHQDISWVVFPLGTAWGALAAWAGLRLAAPTVARRLPEILWAVSKG; this is encoded by the coding sequence ATGGGGTCCACGGGGGCCACCGGGGCCGCGTCCGGTGCGTCGATCCCGCTGACCACGGTCTTCGTCCGCCTCAAGCTGTCGCTGCTGCGCAACGGCCTGAAGGGCTCCTCCAAGCGCAAGGCCGCCTACTTCTCGACGCTCGCCCTCGCCCTGGTCGTCGGCTTCCTCGTGACGCTCGGCCTGGCCCTGCTGCACGGGAACGCCCACGCCGGCACGGCCGTCGTCCTGCTGGCCGGGGTCCTGGCCCTCGGCTGGACCTTCATGCCGCTGTTCTTCCCCACCGGCGACGAGACCCTCGACCCGAGCCGGCTGGTCATGCTGCCGCTGCGCCCGCGTCCTCTCGTACGGGCCCTCCTCGCCTCCTCGCTGGTCGGCATCGGGCCGCTGTTCACGCTGTGCCTGGCGATCGGCTCCGTACTGGCCGTCGCGCGCGGCGCCGCCGGCGCGGTGGCCGCCGTGGTGGCCGCGCCCCTGCTGGTGCTCGGCTGCGTCGCCCTGGCGCGGGCGACGGCCACGGCCAACGTACGGCTGCTGAGCAGCCGCAAGGGGCGGGACCTGGCGGTGCTCAGCGGGCTGCTGATCGCGGTGGGCGGGCAGCTGGCCAACTTCGCCAGCCAGAGCCTGTTCGATGCCGGTGGCCTGGCCTCGCTGGAACCCGTCGAGGCCGTGGTGCGCTGGCTGCCGCCGGCGACCGCCGTCGGCATGGTGGACTCGGCGAGCGAGGGCGCGTACGGGGTGGCGGCCGCCCAACTGGCCCTGACCCTCGCCGCCGTGGCCGGCCTCCTGTGGTTCTGGGAGCGGAGCCTGACGCGGCTGATGGTCACCCCGGACGGCTCGACCATCACGGCGGCCCGTCCGATGAAGGACCGCGGCGCGGGCGGGCTGGGATCCCTGCTGCCCGGCGGCCGGACCGGCGCGACCATGCAGCGCACGCTGCGCTACGCCGTCCGCGACCCGAAGACCAAGGCGTCCTGGGTGACCGGACTGGCGATCGGCATGATCATCCCCGTCTTCAACGCCGTCCAGGGCACGGGGTCCGTCTACCTCGGCTGCTTCGGCGCCGGCATGCTCGGCATGCAGATGTACAACCAGTTCGGCCAGGACACCTCCGCGTTCTGGATGGTGGCCCAGACCATCACCTCCACGCGTGACGCGTACGTGGAACTGCGTGCGCGGGCCGCCGCGCTGGCCCTGGTCACCGTCCCGTACACGGTCCTGGTGAACGTGGTCACGGCCGCGGTGATCGGGGACTGGTCCACCCTCCCGGCGGCCACCGGACTGGCGCTGGCCCTGCTGGGCTCGATGCTCTGCACGGGGGCACTGGCCTCGGCCCGCTTCCCGTACTCGATCCCGTCGGACGGCGCGTTCAAGAACGTCGCCCCGGGGCAGGGCGGGCTCGCCTGGGCGGGCATCTTCGCCGGGATGGGGGTCTCGGCGCTGATCTCCGCCCCGGTGATCGCCCTGACGATCTGGCTCACGGTGGGCGGCCATCAGGACATCTCCTGGGTCGTGTTCCCGCTGGGTACGGCCTGGGGCGCGCTGGCCGCCTGGGCGGGTCTGCGGCTCGCGGCCCCGACCGTGGCCCGCAGGCTTCCGGAGATCCTGTGGGCGGTCAGCAAGGGCTGA
- a CDS encoding metal-dependent transcriptional regulator — MSGLIDTTEMYLRTILELEEEGVVPMRARIAERLDQSGPTVSQTVARMERDGLVSVASDRHLELTEEGRRLATRVMRKHRLAECLLVDVIGLEWEQVHAEACRWEHVMSEAVERRVLELLRHPTESPYGNPIPGLEELGEKAEADPFLEDGMVSLSELDPGSEGKTVVVRRIGEPIQTDAQLMYTLRRAGVQPGSVVSVTESPGGVLVGSGGEAAELDVEVASHVFVAKR, encoded by the coding sequence ATGTCCGGACTGATCGATACCACGGAGATGTATCTCCGCACCATCCTCGAACTGGAAGAGGAAGGCGTGGTCCCCATGCGCGCCCGCATCGCCGAACGGCTCGACCAGAGCGGTCCGACGGTGAGCCAGACAGTGGCGCGCATGGAGCGGGACGGCCTGGTGTCCGTCGCCAGCGACCGGCACCTGGAGCTGACGGAAGAGGGGCGCCGACTGGCCACGCGGGTCATGCGCAAGCACCGGCTCGCGGAGTGTCTGCTCGTCGACGTCATCGGGCTGGAGTGGGAGCAGGTGCACGCGGAGGCCTGCCGGTGGGAGCACGTGATGAGCGAGGCGGTGGAGCGGCGAGTGCTGGAGCTGCTGCGCCACCCGACGGAGTCGCCGTACGGGAACCCGATCCCCGGGCTGGAGGAGCTGGGTGAGAAGGCCGAGGCGGACCCGTTCCTCGAGGACGGCATGGTCAGTCTGTCCGAGCTCGACCCGGGCTCCGAGGGCAAGACCGTGGTCGTCCGCCGGATCGGTGAGCCGATCCAGACGGACGCCCAGCTGATGTACACGCTGCGGCGGGCGGGCGTGCAGCCGGGCTCGGTGGTGAGCGTGACCGAGTCCCCGGGGGGTGTGCTGGTCGGCAGTGGCGGTGAGGCCGCCGAGCTGGACGTGGAGGTCGCCTCGCACGTGTTCGTCGCGAAGCGCTGA
- a CDS encoding CHAP domain-containing protein has protein sequence MSKSIKTTAIRLVSASTLAVSVLATASVTPASASPLTDGIAATARAENGNSYCAHGGYVGGPNQSSSCTGGTTRTHAWCADFAGWVWARNGVTGLGTLDDRAASFIDYGKKYGTLSNTPHVGDAVVYNYNGGSYADHVAVVTGVSGDTVTITGGNQGGYPGHVSTNSTTKWRVGQSPWGQSISGYISPAGSNTPSYPNPASLPAGTLVKSPNGADVKVMIAGSGVPVAASDVTPDKYDLSKIVLIDDTAFRSLPSAPPAGTVVHDQAGGAKRYVVIDNAALLIGGEDWVAAGYNTRADMGVPTAWLQAASQRTVPTGTVVMDQTGTDPGRYVMVDGAALHISGSEWTADDYNTQMLMGVPGQWLKAAVAKTPPTGTVLMDQSGTDINRYVMLGGAAVHISGAEWTANGYNLRSLMGAPGEWLGSTVAKQVANGTVVKDASGADATVYVMAGGVAVPLTYADFTGLGHDKRPLEGAPGEWLKTAAAKATPADGTMLLSPDSNTVWQVTGGKKKALTADAFGPGKLSFDDVVSVPTAFTAKLPTITG, from the coding sequence ATGTCCAAGTCCATCAAGACCACCGCGATCCGCCTCGTCTCCGCCTCCACCCTCGCGGTCTCCGTACTCGCCACGGCCTCCGTCACCCCGGCCAGCGCCTCGCCGCTCACCGACGGCATAGCGGCCACGGCCCGCGCCGAGAACGGCAACTCCTACTGCGCTCACGGCGGTTACGTCGGCGGTCCCAACCAGTCCAGCAGCTGCACCGGCGGCACCACCCGCACCCACGCCTGGTGCGCCGACTTCGCCGGCTGGGTCTGGGCCCGCAACGGGGTCACGGGCCTGGGCACCCTGGACGACAGAGCGGCCAGCTTCATCGACTACGGCAAGAAGTACGGCACGCTGTCGAACACCCCGCACGTCGGCGATGCCGTCGTCTACAACTACAACGGCGGCAGCTACGCCGACCACGTTGCCGTGGTCACCGGAGTCTCCGGCGACACGGTCACCATCACCGGCGGCAACCAGGGCGGTTACCCGGGCCACGTCTCCACCAACTCCACCACCAAGTGGCGCGTGGGCCAGTCCCCCTGGGGCCAGTCGATCAGTGGCTACATCTCCCCGGCCGGCAGCAACACCCCCTCGTACCCCAACCCGGCCTCGCTGCCCGCCGGGACGCTCGTGAAGTCGCCGAACGGCGCGGACGTGAAGGTGATGATCGCCGGATCCGGCGTTCCGGTGGCTGCCTCCGACGTCACCCCGGACAAGTACGACCTCAGCAAGATCGTGCTGATCGACGACACCGCCTTCCGGTCCCTGCCGAGCGCGCCTCCGGCCGGCACGGTGGTCCACGACCAGGCGGGCGGTGCCAAGCGCTACGTGGTCATCGACAACGCGGCGCTGCTGATCGGCGGCGAGGACTGGGTCGCGGCGGGCTACAACACCCGCGCCGACATGGGTGTTCCGACCGCCTGGCTGCAGGCCGCCTCCCAGCGCACCGTGCCCACCGGCACGGTCGTGATGGACCAGACGGGTACGGACCCCGGCCGCTACGTGATGGTGGACGGTGCGGCGCTGCACATCTCGGGCTCCGAGTGGACCGCCGACGACTACAACACCCAGATGCTCATGGGCGTCCCGGGCCAGTGGCTCAAGGCCGCCGTCGCCAAGACCCCGCCGACCGGCACCGTCCTCATGGACCAGTCGGGCACCGACATCAACCGCTACGTGATGCTGGGCGGCGCGGCCGTGCACATCTCCGGCGCGGAGTGGACCGCGAACGGCTACAACCTCCGCTCCCTGATGGGCGCACCGGGTGAGTGGCTGGGCTCCACGGTCGCCAAGCAGGTGGCGAACGGCACCGTCGTCAAGGACGCCTCGGGCGCCGACGCCACCGTGTACGTCATGGCCGGCGGCGTCGCCGTCCCGCTGACCTACGCCGACTTCACGGGCCTCGGCCACGACAAGCGTCCGCTGGAGGGCGCCCCGGGCGAGTGGCTGAAGACGGCCGCGGCGAAGGCCACCCCGGCCGACGGCACCATGCTCCTGTCGCCCGACAGCAACACCGTCTGGCAGGTCACCGGGGGCAAGAAGAAGGCCCTGACCGCCGACGCCTTCGGCCCCGGCAAGCTGAGCTTCGACGACGTGGTCAGCGTCCCGACCGCCTTCACCGCGAAGCTCCCGACCATCACCGGTTGA
- a CDS encoding ABC transporter ATP-binding protein — protein sequence MPDQGDATGGTYGTGGARSAPPAVRVEGLWKRFGEHVAVAGVDLELPAGKFIGLVGPNGAGKTTTLSMVTGLLRPDMGRVHVAGHDVWADPTGVKARIGVLPEGLRFFERLSGRELLGYMGRLRGLPGEETDKRATQLLDVLDLAGSQHKLVVDYSTGMRKKIGLAAALLHNPEVLFLDEPFEGVDPVSAQNIRGVLERYTASGATVVFSSHVMELVESLCDWVAVMAAGRIRAAGPLADVRGSAPSLQAAFLELVGAHGRDAAGDSLEWLGGGSGAGSR from the coding sequence ATGCCGGACCAGGGCGATGCGACGGGTGGAACGTACGGAACGGGTGGCGCGCGATCCGCGCCGCCCGCCGTGCGGGTGGAAGGTCTGTGGAAGCGGTTCGGAGAGCACGTGGCCGTCGCCGGTGTCGATCTCGAGCTGCCCGCGGGGAAGTTCATCGGCCTGGTCGGGCCGAACGGCGCCGGCAAGACGACCACGCTGTCCATGGTGACCGGGCTGCTGCGCCCGGACATGGGGCGGGTCCACGTCGCGGGCCACGACGTGTGGGCGGACCCGACCGGGGTGAAGGCGCGGATCGGCGTGCTCCCCGAGGGCCTGCGGTTCTTCGAGCGGCTGTCGGGACGCGAACTGCTCGGCTACATGGGCCGGCTGCGCGGGCTGCCGGGCGAGGAGACCGACAAGCGGGCCACACAGCTGCTGGACGTCCTCGACCTCGCGGGCTCGCAGCACAAGCTGGTCGTGGACTACTCGACCGGCATGCGCAAGAAGATCGGCCTGGCGGCGGCGCTGCTGCACAACCCCGAAGTGCTCTTCCTGGACGAGCCGTTCGAGGGCGTCGACCCGGTGTCGGCGCAGAACATCCGCGGAGTGCTGGAGCGCTACACGGCGTCCGGTGCCACGGTCGTCTTCTCCTCCCACGTGATGGAGCTCGTCGAGTCGCTGTGCGACTGGGTGGCCGTGATGGCCGCCGGCCGGATCCGCGCCGCGGGTCCGCTGGCCGACGTACGGGGCTCCGCGCCCTCACTGCAGGCCGCCTTCCTCGAACTGGTCGGCGCGCACGGGCGGGACGCGGCCGGGGACTCCCTGGAGTGGCTCGGCGGCGGCTCCGGGGCGGGATCGCGATGA
- a CDS encoding alpha/beta fold hydrolase — MVQRVDVTGAEGVRLAAWEFREAEAEPDTRPGVLLLHGLMGRALHWAGTARWLRERRRVVALDQRGHGQSARPPADPDGTPASLGREAFVADAEAAVVQLGLAPVTLIGHSMGALTAWQLAARRPDLVEAVVICDMRASALGAASQQEWEEWFHHWPLPFPTQDAARRWFGEDDPRVERPDPGRGAFFAEVMHEASDGWRPVFSRRQMLTARETWVHDAHWEELAQVRCPTLVVRGLDGELGRAEAQEMVRVLPAGQYAEIPDAGHYLHYDQPTAWREVLEPFLDGIKASAP; from the coding sequence GTGGTACAGCGCGTCGATGTGACAGGGGCCGAAGGTGTCCGCCTTGCCGCCTGGGAGTTCCGCGAAGCGGAGGCAGAGCCCGACACCCGCCCCGGAGTGCTGTTACTGCACGGCCTGATGGGCCGCGCCCTCCACTGGGCGGGCACCGCCCGCTGGCTCCGCGAGCGCCGCCGCGTCGTGGCCCTGGACCAGCGCGGACACGGCCAGAGCGCCCGGCCGCCCGCCGACCCCGACGGCACCCCGGCCTCCCTGGGCCGCGAGGCCTTCGTGGCCGACGCCGAAGCGGCCGTCGTCCAGCTCGGCCTCGCCCCCGTGACGCTGATCGGCCACTCCATGGGCGCCCTCACCGCCTGGCAGCTCGCGGCCCGCCGCCCGGACCTGGTCGAGGCCGTGGTCATCTGCGACATGCGCGCCTCCGCCCTGGGCGCCGCCTCCCAGCAGGAATGGGAGGAGTGGTTCCACCACTGGCCCCTGCCCTTCCCCACCCAGGACGCGGCCCGCCGCTGGTTCGGCGAGGACGACCCCCGGGTGGAGCGCCCCGACCCCGGCCGCGGTGCCTTCTTCGCCGAGGTCATGCACGAGGCCTCCGACGGCTGGCGCCCGGTCTTCTCCCGCCGCCAGATGCTGACGGCGCGCGAGACCTGGGTCCACGACGCCCACTGGGAGGAGCTCGCGCAGGTCCGCTGCCCGACCCTGGTGGTCCGCGGCCTCGACGGCGAACTGGGCCGGGCCGAGGCCCAGGAAATGGTCCGCGTCCTCCCGGCCGGCCAGTACGCGGAAATCCCCGACGCGGGCCACTACCTCCACTACGACCAGCCGACGGCCTGGCGCGAGGTCCTGGAGCCCTTCCTCGACGGCATCAAGGCCAGCGCCCCCTGA
- a CDS encoding SIS domain-containing protein, with the protein MSESKLAGQFFDAAIGLLERVRDEEAPHIAEAGSLVADAVAAGNRLFAFGAGHSSLPAQDVVYRAGGLALMNFLAVPGTAGIDVMPATLGSALERVDGLAGAVLDSSPASDGDVLVIISLSGRNALPVEMAMNARAIGLKVIGVTSVAYATGTKSRHVSGTFLKDHCDVVLDSKIAVGDAELSIDGIDAPFAPASTVVTSAIMQAVMAAAAGELAARGVEPPLLRSGNVDGGHEWNGRVMQEYGDRIFFRH; encoded by the coding sequence ATGAGCGAGAGCAAGCTGGCCGGGCAGTTCTTCGATGCCGCCATCGGTCTGCTGGAGCGGGTGCGGGACGAGGAGGCCCCGCACATCGCCGAGGCCGGCTCCCTCGTCGCCGACGCGGTCGCCGCCGGCAACCGCCTCTTCGCCTTCGGCGCCGGGCACTCCTCGCTGCCCGCCCAGGACGTCGTCTACCGGGCCGGCGGCCTGGCCCTGATGAACTTCCTCGCCGTCCCCGGCACCGCCGGCATCGACGTCATGCCCGCGACCCTGGGCAGCGCCCTGGAACGGGTCGACGGCCTCGCCGGCGCCGTCCTCGACAGCAGCCCCGCCTCCGACGGCGACGTCCTCGTGATCATCTCCCTCTCCGGGCGCAACGCCCTGCCCGTCGAGATGGCGATGAACGCCCGCGCCATCGGCCTCAAGGTCATCGGTGTGACCTCGGTGGCCTACGCGACCGGAACCAAGTCACGGCACGTCTCCGGCACCTTCCTCAAGGACCACTGCGACGTCGTCCTCGACAGCAAGATCGCGGTCGGCGACGCCGAACTGAGCATCGACGGCATCGACGCACCCTTCGCCCCCGCCTCCACCGTCGTCACCAGCGCGATCATGCAGGCGGTCATGGCGGCGGCGGCCGGCGAGCTCGCCGCCCGCGGGGTGGAGCCCCCGCTGCTGCGCTCGGGCAACGTCGACGGCGGCCACGAGTGGAACGGCCGCGTGATGCAGGAGTACGGCGACCGGATCTTCTTCCGCCACTGA